The following are from one region of the Paenibacillus sabinae T27 genome:
- a CDS encoding cation diffusion facilitator family transporter has product MISIAAYLILSTFKLICGYLFASSALLADGFNNLTDIVASVAVLIGLRISRKPPDSDHAYGHFRAETVAALIASFIMAMVGIQVIIEAVRTLFERKETAPELWSAGVAVVSALAMLGVYYYNRRLALKINNNALMAAAKDNFSDAIVSIGAAVGIVGAQFGIPWMDPVAAFAVGLLICRTAWEIFRDSTYYLTDGFDENRLLDLRSTIERIPGVEGIKDVKARIHGNQVLVDVVVEVDADLTVMEGHEISDSIEERMHRKHNIMSVHVHVEPKS; this is encoded by the coding sequence GGCCTATCTGATCCTGTCGACCTTCAAGCTGATCTGCGGATATCTGTTCGCTTCCAGCGCGCTGCTCGCGGACGGCTTCAATAACCTGACCGATATTGTCGCTTCCGTAGCCGTGCTGATCGGCCTGCGCATATCGCGCAAGCCTCCCGATTCGGATCATGCTTATGGACATTTTCGGGCGGAGACAGTAGCCGCGCTGATAGCTTCTTTCATTATGGCGATGGTCGGCATTCAGGTCATCATAGAAGCGGTGCGCACCCTGTTCGAAAGAAAAGAGACCGCTCCGGAATTATGGTCCGCCGGGGTTGCGGTAGTGAGTGCCTTGGCGATGCTCGGAGTGTATTATTACAACCGCCGGCTTGCCCTCAAAATTAACAACAACGCGCTCATGGCGGCGGCCAAGGACAATTTTTCGGATGCCATCGTCAGTATTGGAGCGGCCGTCGGCATTGTCGGCGCCCAGTTCGGGATTCCCTGGATGGACCCGGTTGCGGCTTTCGCGGTCGGCCTGCTGATCTGCAGAACGGCCTGGGAGATTTTTCGCGACTCCACCTACTATCTGACGGACGGATTTGACGAGAACCGGCTGCTGGATTTGCGCAGCACCATTGAACGGATTCCGGGCGTGGAGGGCATTAAGGATGTGAAAGCGCGGATTCACGGAAATCAGGTGCTGGTGGATGTCGTCGTGGAAGTCGATGCCGATTTAACTGTAATGGAAGGTCATGAAATCAGTGACTCCATTGAGGAGCGCATGCACAGGAAGCACAATATCATGAGTGTACATGTCCATGTCGAACCCAAAAGCTGA